One window of the Pseudofrankia sp. DC12 genome contains the following:
- a CDS encoding DUF87 domain-containing protein, translating to MAGAGERDAFATLNLRWIRGLDGVWAPAEWHVDGLHADAVRALSDAVRDATSDPNDNPPGLVIQGEAGTGKTQLLGWVREQVQAAGGYFFLVGPLGGGTPFWESVVGALVDGLARPAGGTGETQLRLFLRRLAGVVGATPAITAGVTGAAPLEPVHLKDLVVALRSHDRRLGGDCQDTLRALVLLGSDDLDDEDVGRGYLQSMAEQFPNQRAERGMRAPAKPTAEIVRELFRLLALTGPAVIAVDQLDTALAPAQPARAGGAAQAADAPPDPAEPGTDADWASQLVHEVADGLAGLRDLTPRTLCLVTCLPATWDLVAGHAIGPVTDRFRVLDPLGGMGSAELAGRLVARRFARRYQLIGFVPPYPTWPVHPDALRAAAGDTPRALLRRVDTHLRAGLAAGSFTELRALGAATEPGAGGEPRPAELGASASPLDAGPRGAGTVITRGGPEGPADRRLVVGFAELDVAWARLRAAAPGLAALTEHNEDVLVPDLLAAGLDAWITELGPAGGAFTRDATLSGRPALHARLRQHLTERGAEAHWSFRAVLTSRPWTALNRLNSACAMAGLASGIGAGDGRGTRRPAAFPSNRRTLVVLRTAAWDQAVTWERTPGGDRTATRADTDPASRAMLPDAVAAFERAGGVTELLTEEDVRTFAALRELLDGRHPALGTWLLARRPASASPLLAATLGALFQELAPEPTRYPPVIAVPASRSPFVVTAPAAAHLRPLNGHPEPAPPALASVATATVEPPSVAAAGPAPAPPAAAMVAPAAPAPAVVLAAEPTTTAEPTTTAEPPGRDLATAEDPRVAPDGTDWLAPTGAVGQAEPGPAHPTAARAPWGVSPRELLRPGIAATPVLVPVPVAGGASDAPSAAPTFGAPAPPVPPASSPPAPSIGSAPAAPSTPPLGAPARVLDRTVPPRDGTAKANQRTPGARAPVGPPSGAGPAAPGTSWLIPVPPPGTPAPLAVPPAEPSAAVAGPAAAQAASPAPAAAPVEPRPPAEPAQEASASSDARPPAWPLRPTLARTAGLVPVTPTAPLPAGRPSTPAEPLAQPPAPVPALDPTEDPAAALAMAFSLGSPAAAPLVEPVPVVSTGFPDLTISVGPAVTAQASRPGPRFELSRRPAQLNGHGERPVELAAGPVPRPGPAESVPIGVAAGTRSPVRLPLARLRRHTVIFGGSGVGKTVLVRRLVEEAALRGVSSIVLDPTGDLVRLGDAWPSPPAGWAPGDAELAREYLASTDVVVWTPGRPDGRPLDAESIDPGELLTQAPGQRARVSVVSLAGLPTDEARQTFVRQLQLVTTAWAGQLPAADRPLAGLVVMDEAHRLAPAGLPTPSTESTLRLAAEAGGQGLGLIFTTPSPHALSDRLPRLAATQFFGRLNPPAQIDTARVMARALGGEAPGIGRLGVGEFYTAGAGLPFPCVTAPLCLSHHPGWPLPVDEVLARARRP from the coding sequence ATGGCGGGCGCAGGCGAGCGGGACGCGTTCGCGACCCTGAATCTCCGCTGGATCCGCGGCCTCGACGGCGTGTGGGCACCGGCGGAGTGGCACGTCGACGGCCTGCACGCCGACGCGGTCCGCGCGTTGTCCGACGCGGTCCGCGACGCCACCTCCGACCCGAACGACAACCCGCCTGGTCTCGTCATCCAGGGCGAGGCGGGCACCGGCAAGACCCAGCTGCTCGGCTGGGTCCGCGAGCAGGTGCAGGCGGCCGGCGGCTACTTCTTCCTGGTCGGCCCGCTCGGCGGCGGCACGCCGTTCTGGGAGAGCGTCGTGGGCGCGCTCGTCGACGGCCTGGCCCGGCCGGCCGGCGGCACCGGCGAGACCCAGCTGCGGCTGTTCCTGCGCCGGCTGGCCGGCGTCGTCGGCGCCACGCCGGCGATCACCGCCGGGGTCACCGGCGCGGCCCCGCTGGAGCCGGTCCACCTGAAGGACCTCGTCGTCGCGCTCCGCAGCCACGACCGGCGGCTGGGCGGCGACTGCCAGGACACGCTGCGCGCGCTCGTCCTGCTCGGCTCGGACGACCTGGACGACGAGGACGTCGGCCGCGGCTACCTGCAGTCGATGGCGGAGCAGTTCCCCAACCAGCGGGCCGAACGCGGCATGCGCGCGCCAGCCAAACCGACCGCCGAGATCGTCCGCGAGCTGTTCCGGCTGCTGGCGCTGACCGGTCCGGCCGTCATCGCCGTCGACCAGCTCGACACGGCCCTCGCGCCGGCCCAGCCGGCCCGGGCGGGCGGCGCGGCGCAGGCCGCCGACGCCCCGCCGGACCCAGCAGAGCCAGGCACCGACGCGGACTGGGCCAGCCAGCTCGTCCACGAGGTCGCCGACGGGCTGGCCGGCCTGCGTGACCTGACGCCGCGGACGCTGTGCCTGGTCACCTGCCTGCCGGCCACCTGGGACCTCGTCGCCGGCCACGCCATCGGCCCGGTGACCGACCGGTTCCGGGTGCTCGACCCACTGGGGGGTATGGGCAGCGCAGAGCTCGCCGGGCGGCTGGTGGCCCGCCGCTTCGCCCGGCGCTACCAGCTGATCGGGTTCGTGCCGCCGTACCCGACCTGGCCGGTGCACCCGGACGCGCTGCGCGCCGCCGCGGGCGACACCCCCCGTGCGCTGCTGCGCCGCGTCGACACCCACCTGCGCGCCGGCCTGGCCGCCGGATCCTTCACCGAACTGCGCGCGCTCGGCGCGGCCACGGAACCGGGCGCCGGCGGCGAGCCGCGACCGGCGGAGCTCGGGGCGTCCGCGTCGCCCCTCGACGCCGGCCCCAGAGGCGCGGGCACCGTCATCACCCGGGGCGGTCCGGAAGGCCCGGCGGACCGGCGGCTCGTGGTCGGCTTCGCCGAGCTGGATGTCGCCTGGGCCCGGCTACGCGCGGCCGCCCCCGGGCTGGCCGCGCTGACCGAGCACAACGAGGACGTGCTCGTGCCGGACCTGCTCGCCGCCGGCCTGGACGCGTGGATCACCGAGCTGGGGCCCGCGGGTGGCGCCTTCACCCGTGACGCCACGCTCAGTGGCCGGCCGGCTCTGCACGCCCGGCTGCGCCAGCACCTGACCGAGCGCGGGGCCGAGGCGCACTGGTCCTTCCGCGCGGTCCTCACCTCGCGGCCGTGGACGGCACTGAACCGGCTCAACAGTGCCTGCGCGATGGCCGGGCTCGCCAGCGGCATCGGCGCAGGCGACGGTCGCGGCACGCGCCGCCCGGCTGCCTTCCCGTCCAACCGCCGGACGCTGGTGGTGCTGCGCACCGCGGCCTGGGACCAGGCCGTGACCTGGGAACGCACCCCAGGCGGCGACCGGACGGCGACGCGGGCTGACACCGACCCGGCCAGTCGGGCGATGCTGCCCGATGCCGTGGCGGCGTTCGAGCGGGCCGGCGGCGTGACCGAGCTGCTCACCGAGGAGGACGTCCGCACCTTCGCGGCACTGCGCGAGCTGTTGGACGGACGGCATCCGGCGTTGGGAACCTGGCTGCTCGCCCGCCGGCCCGCGAGTGCCTCCCCGCTGCTGGCGGCCACGCTCGGGGCGCTGTTCCAGGAGCTCGCGCCCGAGCCCACGCGGTACCCACCCGTGATCGCCGTGCCCGCCAGCCGTTCACCCTTCGTCGTCACCGCGCCGGCCGCGGCGCACCTGCGTCCGTTGAACGGACATCCGGAGCCGGCGCCGCCGGCGCTCGCGTCCGTCGCGACGGCCACCGTCGAGCCGCCGTCGGTAGCGGCGGCGGGCCCCGCGCCGGCACCACCAGCCGCGGCGATGGTAGCTCCGGCGGCGCCGGCACCGGCGGTGGTCCTCGCGGCGGAGCCGACGACGACCGCGGAGCCGACGACGACCGCGGAGCCGCCGGGCCGGGACCTGGCCACGGCTGAGGATCCGCGCGTAGCCCCGGATGGGACGGACTGGCTGGCGCCGACCGGGGCCGTCGGCCAGGCCGAGCCAGGCCCGGCGCACCCCACGGCCGCGCGTGCGCCTTGGGGGGTAAGCCCCAGAGAGCTGCTCCGACCAGGCATCGCCGCCACACCGGTGCTCGTCCCCGTCCCGGTGGCGGGAGGCGCGAGCGATGCCCCATCCGCTGCGCCGACCTTCGGCGCCCCGGCACCGCCGGTCCCGCCGGCCTCCAGCCCGCCGGCGCCATCCATCGGGTCGGCCCCGGCCGCGCCGAGCACGCCACCGCTCGGCGCGCCGGCGCGGGTGCTCGACCGGACGGTGCCACCGCGCGACGGCACGGCAAAGGCGAACCAGAGGACGCCAGGCGCCCGCGCACCGGTTGGCCCGCCATCGGGTGCTGGACCGGCTGCCCCCGGCACGTCATGGCTGATCCCGGTCCCGCCGCCTGGGACGCCCGCACCGCTCGCCGTTCCCCCAGCGGAGCCGTCGGCGGCGGTGGCGGGCCCGGCGGCGGCTCAGGCCGCCAGCCCAGCACCCGCGGCGGCACCGGTCGAGCCGCGTCCACCGGCCGAACCAGCTCAGGAAGCCTCGGCTTCCAGCGACGCCCGGCCGCCGGCGTGGCCGCTGCGGCCCACGCTGGCCCGGACGGCCGGCCTGGTTCCGGTGACGCCCACGGCCCCGCTGCCGGCCGGCCGGCCATCGACCCCGGCCGAGCCCCTGGCCCAGCCCCCTGCGCCGGTGCCTGCCCTGGACCCCACCGAGGACCCGGCCGCTGCCTTGGCGATGGCGTTCTCCCTCGGCTCCCCCGCGGCCGCGCCCCTCGTGGAACCTGTCCCAGTCGTCTCGACCGGATTCCCCGACCTGACGATCTCCGTCGGTCCCGCCGTCACGGCGCAGGCCAGCCGCCCCGGGCCCCGCTTCGAACTGTCACGCCGTCCAGCCCAGCTCAACGGCCACGGTGAGCGGCCCGTCGAGCTGGCGGCGGGGCCGGTTCCCCGGCCCGGCCCCGCCGAGTCGGTCCCGATCGGCGTGGCCGCCGGTACGCGGTCCCCGGTCCGGCTGCCCCTGGCGAGGCTGCGCCGCCATACGGTGATCTTCGGCGGGTCTGGTGTGGGCAAGACGGTGCTTGTCCGGCGTCTCGTCGAGGAGGCCGCGCTGCGCGGGGTCTCGTCGATCGTGCTGGATCCCACCGGCGATCTGGTCCGCCTCGGCGACGCCTGGCCGTCGCCACCGGCGGGCTGGGCGCCCGGCGACGCGGAGCTGGCCCGCGAGTACCTCGCGAGCACGGACGTCGTGGTGTGGACGCCGGGGCGGCCGGACGGGCGCCCGCTCGACGCCGAGTCCATCGACCCGGGCGAGTTGCTCACCCAGGCGCCCGGCCAGCGGGCGAGGGTGTCGGTCGTGAGCCTGGCCGGGCTGCCGACCGACGAGGCGCGGCAGACGTTCGTCCGCCAGCTCCAGCTCGTCACCACGGCCTGGGCCGGCCAGCTGCCCGCGGCGGACCGGCCACTGGCGGGCCTGGTGGTCATGGACGAGGCGCACCGCCTCGCGCCGGCCGGCCTGCCGACGCCGAGCACCGAGAGCACCCTGCGGCTTGCCGCCGAGGCCGGCGGCCAGGGGCTCGGCCTGATCTTCACCACCCCGTCCCCCCACGCCCTGTCGGACCGGCTCCCGCGGCTGGCCGCCACCCAGTTCTTCGGCCGGCTCAACCCGCCAGCCCAGATCGACACGGCCCGGGTCATGGCGCGGGCGCTGGGCGGCGAGGCACCGGGCATCGGCCGCCTCGGGGTCGGCGAGTTCTACACCGCCGGCGCCGGCCTCCCGTTCCCCTGCGTCACGGCTCCGCTCTGCCTGAGCCACCACCCTGGCTGGCCGCTGCCCGTCGACGAGGTCCTGGCCCGCGCGCGCCGCCCATGA
- a CDS encoding protein kinase — protein sequence MLTPLGDKDPRQIGPYRIQSLLGRGGMGAVYLGFSPEDKAVAVKVPAPALARDEQFRSRFRREVAAARRVHGPAVAAVLDADTAGDRPWMATEYVEGKSLAEAVSDRGQLDDRLLTGLAAGLAEALVAIHDVGVVHRDLKPANIVLAWDGPRVIDFGVASASDTTRHTSTGVLIGTIVWMAPEQLRGERAGPAADVFAWGACVAFAATGHPPFRAPTPEAVGVRILSSAPELTGVPAGLLPVVRAALDKDPARRPTAIELRDRLLRGRAGDGLEGAATERVAASDERYETAMARLWELPPATPEPPAGRRTPSGPPRSAVPRTDARQEYSTPPYARATPPPSYGAPRGYGDSGYRGSGYPAAGSGAAGGRTPPPASRPGRRGAMVALVVVFVLLLGGGLAAAAVTLMNNSSPGSDAASTGSPNDAGTGSAAAGGPAGPASQLSPTTGPTTARRLTAQDVRARVKSLGYTAELSSFDAKRALNVVIGSKTVAGGNSDGSDARLEQAFVFTDTDYLGTDTSQPSRQIRVVATTKSYAVLEYGTFAAADPDCCPTGTARVRFNWDGKSFTPQDPAAIPPADPKVDGSRR from the coding sequence GTGCTCACGCCGCTGGGCGACAAGGACCCGCGCCAGATCGGCCCGTACCGGATTCAGAGCCTGCTCGGCCGGGGCGGTATGGGCGCCGTCTACCTCGGCTTCTCGCCCGAGGACAAGGCGGTCGCGGTGAAGGTTCCCGCGCCGGCGCTCGCCCGCGACGAGCAGTTCCGGTCCCGGTTCCGCCGCGAGGTCGCCGCCGCCCGCCGGGTGCACGGCCCCGCTGTCGCCGCCGTGCTCGATGCCGACACCGCCGGCGACCGCCCCTGGATGGCCACCGAGTACGTCGAGGGCAAGAGCCTGGCCGAGGCGGTGTCCGACCGGGGCCAGCTCGACGACCGGCTGCTCACGGGCCTGGCCGCCGGCCTGGCGGAGGCGCTGGTCGCGATCCACGACGTCGGCGTGGTGCACCGGGACCTGAAGCCCGCGAACATCGTGCTCGCCTGGGACGGGCCTCGGGTCATCGACTTCGGCGTGGCCAGCGCCTCGGACACCACCCGGCACACCAGCACCGGCGTCCTCATCGGCACGATCGTCTGGATGGCGCCCGAGCAGCTGCGCGGGGAGCGGGCCGGCCCAGCGGCGGACGTCTTCGCCTGGGGCGCGTGCGTCGCGTTCGCGGCGACGGGCCACCCGCCGTTCCGGGCGCCCACACCCGAGGCGGTCGGTGTGCGAATCCTCAGCTCCGCGCCCGAGCTCACCGGCGTGCCGGCGGGGCTGCTGCCGGTCGTGCGGGCCGCCCTGGACAAGGACCCGGCCCGGCGGCCGACCGCCATCGAGCTGCGCGACCGGCTCCTGCGCGGCCGAGCGGGCGACGGCCTGGAGGGGGCCGCGACCGAGCGCGTGGCCGCCTCGGACGAACGTTACGAGACCGCGATGGCCCGGTTGTGGGAGCTGCCGCCCGCCACCCCTGAGCCCCCGGCCGGCCGCCGGACCCCGTCCGGGCCGCCCCGGTCCGCCGTGCCGCGCACCGACGCGCGGCAGGAGTACTCGACGCCGCCCTATGCGCGGGCCACCCCACCCCCGTCCTACGGCGCTCCCCGCGGGTACGGCGACAGCGGCTACCGCGGCTCGGGCTACCCGGCGGCTGGCTCCGGCGCGGCCGGTGGCCGGACGCCGCCGCCCGCTTCCCGGCCTGGCCGGCGGGGCGCCATGGTGGCGCTCGTGGTGGTGTTCGTCCTGCTGCTCGGCGGTGGCCTCGCCGCGGCGGCTGTCACGCTGATGAACAACAGCAGCCCGGGCTCGGATGCCGCGTCGACCGGCAGCCCGAACGACGCCGGTACCGGCTCCGCGGCGGCCGGCGGCCCGGCCGGCCCGGCCAGCCAGCTCTCCCCGACGACCGGGCCGACGACGGCGCGACGGCTGACGGCGCAGGACGTCCGCGCCAGGGTCAAGTCCCTGGGCTACACGGCCGAACTCTCGTCCTTCGACGCCAAACGCGCGCTGAACGTCGTCATCGGCAGCAAGACCGTGGCTGGTGGAAACTCCGACGGCAGCGACGCGCGCCTCGAGCAGGCCTTCGTGTTCACCGACACCGACTACCTCGGTACCGACACGAGCCAGCCCAGCAGGCAGATCAGAGTGGTCGCGACCACGAAGTCGTATGCCGTCCTCGAGTACGGCACCTTCGCCGCCGCCGACCCCGACTGCTGCCCGACCGGGACGGCGCGGGTGCGTTTCAACTGGGACGGCAAGAGCTTCACACCGCAGGATCCCGCGGCCATCCCGCCAGCCGACCCGAAGGTCGACGGCAGCAGACGCTGA
- a CDS encoding DUF559 domain-containing protein, giving the protein MVSWWAHVPPGRVARVVDATAEALDRSLDPLPVEAPAAVRYRPPRDLTASTASIVTSLLAQLDQAARELFPSWLPGADGLDLVAAGRDTPDATEPATGRLDRETAARASGATVAAARALATTIAATTADFGPFLADLAGRAVSGDPPAAARQRRFLDELRAAGLARVIAASYQRTTAALLVFPPSGPSEPGPRPVASLIAAMEWLAYHGRFAVWLPWPDSAEPSLDSRHPSLNRLTSIHAGLPDAGGTTDQVGVRRRAEEPMLSYPPVSGQPHPASAAEARLERALATRVWAGGRSWNETYRSGPLASPIRVDLLWRAERCAVEIDGPEHHSPAHYEADRRRDVDLTLAGYAVLRFTNNQVLVDTADVLSKIERLLHLRRQDQQERRR; this is encoded by the coding sequence GTGGTTTCGTGGTGGGCGCATGTCCCGCCGGGACGGGTCGCGCGCGTCGTCGACGCGACCGCGGAGGCACTCGACCGCTCCCTCGACCCACTGCCCGTCGAGGCTCCAGCAGCCGTGCGCTACCGGCCTCCCCGCGACCTGACCGCCAGCACGGCGTCGATTGTCACGAGTCTCCTCGCCCAGTTGGACCAGGCCGCGCGCGAGTTGTTCCCCAGCTGGCTCCCCGGCGCCGACGGCCTCGATCTCGTAGCCGCCGGGCGCGACACACCTGACGCCACCGAGCCAGCAACCGGCCGGCTGGACCGGGAGACGGCGGCCCGCGCGTCCGGCGCGACTGTCGCCGCGGCCCGCGCGCTCGCGACGACGATCGCGGCCACCACGGCTGACTTTGGTCCGTTCTTGGCCGACCTCGCCGGCCGCGCGGTTTCTGGAGATCCACCCGCGGCCGCACGGCAGCGGCGCTTCCTGGACGAGTTGCGCGCGGCCGGCCTCGCCCGCGTCATAGCCGCGTCCTACCAGCGGACAACCGCAGCTCTGCTCGTTTTCCCGCCCTCTGGGCCGAGCGAACCGGGGCCACGGCCGGTGGCCTCGCTGATCGCGGCCATGGAGTGGCTGGCCTACCACGGTCGGTTCGCGGTGTGGCTCCCCTGGCCCGACAGCGCCGAGCCGAGCCTCGACAGCCGCCATCCGTCGCTCAACCGTCTCACGAGTATCCACGCCGGCCTCCCCGACGCCGGAGGAACGACCGACCAGGTCGGTGTTCGCCGTCGCGCCGAGGAGCCGATGCTGAGCTACCCGCCGGTCAGCGGCCAGCCGCATCCGGCGAGCGCGGCCGAGGCCCGGCTCGAGCGGGCTCTGGCAACCAGGGTCTGGGCCGGCGGCCGGTCCTGGAACGAGACCTACCGGTCCGGCCCGCTGGCGAGCCCGATTCGGGTCGACCTGCTGTGGCGGGCCGAGCGGTGCGCTGTGGAGATTGACGGACCGGAGCACCACTCGCCGGCGCACTACGAGGCCGACCGCCGCCGCGACGTCGACCTGACCCTGGCTGGCTACGCGGTGCTGCGATTCACCAACAACCAGGTTCTGGTCGACACGGCCGACGTACTCAGCAAGATCGAACGACTGCTTCACCTTCGGCGCCAGGACCAACAGGAACGCCGACGGTGA
- a CDS encoding serine/threonine-protein kinase, translated as MLAPLTDDDPRSIGPFRLGGRLGSGGMGTVYLGFGTDDQAVAVKVPSASLADDARFRARFRREAVAVQMISSGSVAAVVAADTEADPPWLATEFIQGATLLDAVAGRGPLAARLVIGFAAGLADGLVAMHAEGVVHRDLKPANVVLAWDGPKIIDFGVALTTRALLGVDSGADSDVTIAKTQDGQRLGTFVWMAPEQLRGGTVGPAADVFAWGACVSYATTGHGPFRADGAFEIIARIQRDEPDLDGVPAELVDLVRATLAKEPDDRPTAAALVSALLHQNVRTPLESDRAVETALLPWVAQPPTPSPIDTGLAEAPAPATPDDVPSGTLVLPPPARALPAAPASAVAKALPAAKALPAAPTAARAPSGPREPAPPAAVSGPLPAPRAYGEGRAGVGSRPNDESGELPTMLRSPLQPGQEGHRGVGSRREDDDSGNLPTMLRSPLRAEPEGRRDGSGGRGGETAFADAAGWQGGPRPPVQVTGPGRPSPAVRIVLALLIVLVVAGAVSLALVLAHSGGGGSGVEVSSTSTSEPRDAVSSTPLTPAQGTTDAAVAPPAPTTAPASRQTTAKPSATPTQAPTSPPSETPTHTTTTPLPTSTTPSVAPTSDHPSTPSATAAPSSGSAASPTA; from the coding sequence GTGCTGGCACCGCTCACGGACGACGACCCGCGCTCCATCGGGCCGTTCCGGCTTGGCGGCCGGCTCGGCTCCGGCGGCATGGGCACCGTCTACCTCGGTTTCGGGACCGACGACCAGGCGGTCGCCGTCAAGGTGCCGTCCGCGTCGCTCGCCGACGACGCGCGTTTCCGGGCCCGGTTCCGCCGCGAGGCCGTCGCCGTCCAGATGATCAGCAGCGGTTCGGTCGCCGCCGTGGTCGCCGCCGATACCGAGGCCGACCCGCCGTGGCTGGCCACCGAGTTCATCCAGGGCGCCACCCTGCTCGACGCGGTCGCGGGCCGTGGGCCGCTCGCCGCGCGGCTGGTCATCGGCTTTGCCGCCGGCCTGGCTGACGGGCTCGTCGCGATGCACGCGGAGGGCGTCGTGCACCGTGACCTCAAGCCGGCCAACGTCGTGCTCGCCTGGGACGGTCCGAAGATCATCGATTTCGGGGTCGCGCTGACCACCCGCGCGCTGCTCGGTGTCGACAGCGGCGCGGACTCCGACGTCACGATCGCCAAGACCCAGGACGGCCAGCGCCTGGGCACCTTTGTCTGGATGGCGCCGGAGCAGCTGCGCGGCGGGACGGTCGGCCCGGCCGCGGACGTGTTCGCCTGGGGCGCCTGCGTCTCCTATGCCACCACGGGCCATGGCCCGTTCCGGGCGGACGGCGCCTTCGAGATCATCGCCAGGATCCAGCGCGACGAGCCGGACCTGGACGGGGTTCCGGCCGAGCTGGTCGACCTGGTGCGCGCGACGCTGGCCAAGGAGCCGGACGACCGGCCGACGGCGGCGGCGCTGGTCAGCGCGCTGCTGCACCAGAACGTCCGGACGCCGCTGGAGTCCGACCGCGCGGTCGAGACCGCGCTGCTGCCCTGGGTCGCCCAGCCGCCCACGCCCTCACCCATCGACACGGGGCTGGCCGAGGCGCCGGCCCCGGCCACGCCGGACGACGTGCCGTCCGGCACCCTCGTGCTGCCGCCACCAGCACGGGCGCTCCCGGCGGCGCCCGCTTCGGCGGTGGCGAAGGCGCTGCCGGCGGCCAAGGCGCTCCCCGCGGCGCCGACGGCCGCGCGGGCGCCCAGCGGCCCTCGCGAGCCGGCGCCGCCAGCGGCCGTCAGCGGCCCCCTGCCGGCCCCACGCGCGTATGGCGAAGGCCGCGCCGGCGTCGGCTCGCGCCCCAACGACGAATCCGGGGAGCTTCCGACCATGCTGCGCTCGCCGCTGCAGCCGGGCCAGGAGGGTCATCGGGGCGTCGGCTCGCGTCGGGAGGACGACGACTCCGGGAATCTGCCGACCATGCTGCGCTCGCCGCTGCGCGCGGAGCCCGAGGGACGACGTGACGGCTCTGGTGGCCGCGGCGGCGAGACCGCTTTCGCGGACGCCGCGGGCTGGCAGGGCGGGCCGCGCCCGCCCGTCCAGGTCACCGGGCCGGGACGCCCGTCGCCGGCCGTCCGGATCGTGCTGGCCCTCCTGATCGTGCTGGTGGTCGCCGGCGCCGTCAGCCTGGCGCTGGTGCTCGCGCACTCCGGCGGCGGCGGCTCCGGTGTCGAGGTCAGCTCGACGTCGACCAGCGAGCCGCGCGACGCCGTCTCCTCGACCCCGTTGACGCCCGCGCAGGGCACGACGGACGCGGCGGTAGCGCCGCCGGCTCCGACGACGGCGCCGGCCAGCCGGCAGACCACGGCGAAGCCCTCCGCCACCCCGACGCAGGCTCCGACCTCGCCGCCGTCCGAGACGCCGACGCACACCACCACCACGCCGCTGCCGACGAGTACGACGCCGTCGGTCGCACCGACGAGCGACCATCCGTCGACCCCGTCGGCCACGGCGGCGCCGTCCTCCGGCTCGGCCGCGTCGCCCACCGCCTGA